A DNA window from Theobroma cacao cultivar B97-61/B2 chromosome 5, Criollo_cocoa_genome_V2, whole genome shotgun sequence contains the following coding sequences:
- the LOC108660416 gene encoding uncharacterized protein LOC108660416 isoform X2: protein MHIILSYLKSSCSNGWTLSGHAASGLDLFAYDYASKSLALVEARKLNVSWYVYTHESRLVLLASGMQCKTFNGLQLSSAGIIRLPKFEMVMAKSEANSKPVLASEDVYIVTVYGRIYCLQVDRVAMVLHLYRFYRDAVVQQGSLPIYSSKVAVSVVDNVLLVHQVDAKVVILYDIFADSRAPISAPLPVLLRGFPRSNISTSRPSSKESESSEASHTNDHEAIIYGDDWTFLVPDLICDVTNKLLWKIHLDLEAISASSSEVPSVLEFLQRRKLEANKAKQLCLGITQTVILERRPVTMVAKAMDVLVTSYSHSLKTGSYLKGLKTERAPSSVPNVSGPGQGIDVFTNRTDGLGKSIQHESASRVNSVGRPSTYSSSETEDSSSVEPLKTSSNGTKFVAGKVVMGAESCTTEAQSSSFSSQFPGPSSNPLNASVSEQQESQLSSPAISPDEMYKFVFAPIEEEMVGEPSYLVAIILEFCRSASLEKVKVHPNLYVLTIQLLARSERYAELSLFIINKIIEPSKEVALQLLESGRQNFQIRKLGSDMLRQLSLHHDYVLLLVQDGYYLEALRYARKHKVTTIRPSLFLEAAFTSSDSQHLAAVLRFFSDFLPGFRSTTDFFTYYHILNEMNSSVAA from the exons ATGCACATCATTTTATCATACCTGAAATCCTCTTGTAGCAATGGATGGACTCTTTCAGGCCATGCAGCTAG TGGGTTGGACTTGTTTGCTTATGATTATGCCTCAAAGTCACTTGCCTTGGTGGAGGCAAGGAAATTAAATGTGAGTTGGTATGTCTACACGCACGAGAGCAGATTGGTTCTTCTTGCTTCAGGAATGCAGTGCAAGACATTCAATGGCTTGCAG CTTTCGTCTGCTGGGATTATTCGATTACCAAAGTTTGAGATGGTAATGGCTAAATCTGAAGCTAACAGCAAGCCTGTCCTTGCTTCTGAAGATGTCTATATTGTCACTGT CTATGGGAGAATATACTGTTTGCAAGTTGATAGAGTTGCAATGGTACTGCACTTGTATCGGTTTTACCGTGATGCTGTTGTCCAACAG GGTTCTTTACCAATCTATTCGAGCAAGGTTGCTGTGAGTGTGGTTGATAATGTACTACTTGTTCACCAAGTAGATGCAAAGGTTGTTATACTCTATGACATATTTGCAGATTCTCGAGCTCCCATATCTGCTCCACTTCCTGTACTGTTGAGGGGTTTTCCAAGGTCCAATATTTCTACATCTCGACCTAGCAGCAAAGAAAGTGAAAGCTCAGAGGCCTCTCATACAAATGATCATGAAGCAATTATTTATGGAGATGACTGGACCTTTTTGGTTCCTGACCTTATTTGTGATGTTACCAATAAGCTTTTATGGAAGATCCACTTAGACTTGGAG GCAATTTCTGCTAGTAGCTCAGAAGTTCCATCAGTATTGGAATTCTTGCAAAGACGAAAGCTGGAAGCTAATAAG GCTAAACAACTATGTTTGGGAATTACACAAACAGTGATTCTAGAACGCAGACCTGTCACCATGGTTGCCAAGGCAATGGATGTATTAGTCACCTCATATTCCCACTCTCTTAAAACTGGCAGTTATTTAAAGGGATTAAAGACTGAGAGGGCTCCCTCAAGCGTGCCAAATGTGAGTGGCCCAGGACAAGGCATTGATGTATTCACCAACAGAACAGATGGCCTTGGAAAATCCATCCAACATGAATCTGCTTCCAGAGTCAACAGTGTTGGTAGGCCTTCAACTTATTCTTCTTCAGAGACTGAGGATAGTTCCAGCGTTGAACCATTGAAAACCAGCTCAAATGGTACAAAATTTGTTGCTGGCAAAGTGGTTATGGGTGCTGAAAGTTGTACCACTGAAGCTCAGTCATCATCCTTCTCATCTCAATTTCCAGGTCCTAGTAGTAATCCATTAAATGCTAGTGTTTCTGAGCAGCAGGAGTCTCAGCTCAGTTCACCTGCAATTTCACCTGATGAGATGTACAAATTTGTCTTTGCTCCTATCGAGGAAGAGATGGTTGGAGAGCCTTCTTATCTGGTTGCCATCATTCTTGAGTTTTGTCGAAG TGCTAGTTTGGAAAAGGTCAAAGTGCATCCAAATCTATACGTGTTAACTATTCAACTATTGGCCCGTAGCGAGCGATATGCAGAACTGAGTTTGTTTATCATAAACAAG ATTATTGAGCCCTCAAAAGAAGTTGCTCTACAGCTGCTAGAGTCGGGtcgtcaaaattttcaaattaggAAGCTGGGTTCAGATATGCTAAGACAGCTCTCTTTACATCATGATTATGTGTTGTTACTTGTGCAAGATGGATATTATCTTGAAGCTTTACGTTATGCACGGAAGCATAAG GTCACTACTATTCGGCCCTCATTATTTCTTGAAGCAGCATTTACCTCTAGTGACTCGCAACATCTGGCTGCGGTTTTGAGATTCTTTTCAGATTTTCTTCCTGGCTTTCGAAGCACTACAGATTTCTTTACATACTACCACATTCTCAATGAGATGAACTCTTCAGTAGCTGCTTGA
- the LOC18599144 gene encoding uncharacterized protein LOC18599144 encodes KWNAHACYQSHVKQSGVSDLNQTKAKADSAESSNSIAQSIPCLPAPLVPLSETQETCPFVCYRCSKRFPSTHALGGHQNAHKKERNEERSLYVEQRLALMRQPPITLPSLTPLTVVPSAQIFGHLAKPAVINSVPASHGSMLLQPLASGFILDRLKAPVFMPAGFHFGPARTEVKGGEVSYKASHHESDNYHPYKKPVDKESMARKLYLYEENDFWAKAEEDSACSKEYSASTTTDDAGPNAEALINEDKEDAHDQNTSKEELDLTLRL; translated from the exons AAATGGAACGCACATGCCTGTTATCAAAGTCATGTAAAACAGAGTGGTGTCTCTGACTTGAATCAAACCAAG GCCAAGGCTGACTCCGCGGAGAGCTCCAATTCAATCGCTCAATCCATTCCTTGCTTACCAGCACCACTAGTACCGTTGAGTGAAACCCAAGAAACTTGTCCATTCGTATGCTACCGCTGCTCGAAGAGGTTCCCTTCCACGCATGCCTTGGGAGGTCACCAGAATGCGCAcaagaaggaaagaaatgaGGAGCGCAGTCTCTATGTCGAACAACGCCTCGCGTTGATGAGGCAGCCTCCCATCACTCTTCCATCGCTGACGCCTCTCACGGTTGTCCCATCTGCTCAAATTTTTGGCCATTTGGCAAAACCGGCAGTGATTAACTCAGTGCCGGCTAGCCATGGTTCTATGTTGCTGCAGCCCCTGGCTTCTGGCTTTATCCTTGATCGCCTGAAAGCGCCAGTTTTCATGCCTGCTGGGTTCCACTTCGGTCCAGCAAGGACTGAAGTCAAGGGTGGAGAGGTTTCATATAAGGCTTCTCATCATGAATCCGATAATTATCATCCTTATAAGAAGCCTGTCGATAAGGAATCAATGGCCAGGAAGCTGTATCTCtatgaagaaaatgatttttgggCAAAAGCTGAAGAAGACAGCGCCTGTTCGAAGGAGTACTCAGCTTCAACTACAACCGATGATGCTGGTCCAAATGCTGAAGCCTTAATTAATGAAGACAAGGAAGATGCTCATGATCAAAACACTTCAAAGGAGGAGCTGGACTTAACTTTGAGGCTCTAA
- the LOC18599147 gene encoding kinesin-like protein KIN-7K, chloroplastic isoform X2 produces MLLVLFRRHQTGSFFFVFHTWRSIMRFSSFQVVNDLLNPAGQNLRIREDAQGTFVEGIKEEVVLSPAHALSLIAAGEEHRHVGSTNFNLLSSRSHTIFTLTIESSPCGENSEGEAVNLSQLNLIDLAGSESSKAETTGVRRKEGSYINKSLLTLGTVISKLTDGRATHIPYRDSKLTRLLQSSLSGHGRVSLICTVTPSSSNTEETHNTLKFAHRAKHIEIQAAQNKIIDEKSLIKKYQNEIRCLKEELEQLKRGIVTIPQLKDVGEDDIVLLKQKLEDGQVKLQSRLEQEEEAKAALLSRIQRLTKLILVSTKASQSSRFPQRPGLRRRHSFGEEELAYLPHRRRDLILDEENVELYVSLEGNAETGDDTLKEEKKTRKHGLLNWLKLRKRDSGVGTLTSASDKSSGIKSNSTPSTPQAGRNNFRAESRLSQSFLTASSPPMDLLSDGRQDREVPEDNYIGQETPLTSIKTIDQIDLLREQQKILSGEVALHSSALKRLSEEAARNPQNEQIQVEMKKLSDEIRGKSEQIALLEKQIADSIMVSHNKMDKSEISQSIAELVAQLNEKSFELEVKAADNRIIQEQLNQKICECEGLQETVASLKQQLSDALESLNSCLQMDQEAVASKDKSEDLLIKAQVTEIEELKQKVVELTESKEHLELRNQKLSEESSYAKGLASAAAVELKALSEEVAKLMNHNERLAAELTAAKNSPTQRRTSTLRNGRRESLTKRNDQVGSPSDLKRELAMSKERELSYEAALLEKDHREVELQRKVEESKQREAYLENELANMWVLVAKLKKSNGVDTAVSEST; encoded by the exons ATGCTTTTAGTATTATTCAGGAG ACACCAAACCGGGAGTTTCTTCTTCGTGTTTCATACTTGGAGATCTATAATGAG GTTTTCATCATTTCAGGTTGTTAACGACTTATTAAATCCAGCAGGacaaaatttaagaatcaGAGAAGATGCTCAG GGAACCTTTGTTGAAGGAATAAAGGAAGAAGTTGTACTATCCCCTGCTCATGCCCTCTCTCTTATAGCAGCTGGAGAAG AACACAGACATGTTGGATCAACAAACTTCAATTTACTCAGCAGCAGGAGCCATACAATATTTACACTG ACAATAGAGAGCAGCCCATGTGGTGAAAATAGTGAAGGCGAAGCTGTAAATCTGTCACAGCTG AACCTCATCGATCTGGCAGGTTCTGAGAGCTCGAAGGCTGAAACAACTGGTGTTAGACGAAAGGAAGGATCTTATATCAACAAAAGCTTGCTAACCCTAGGAACT GTAATATCTAAATTGACAGATGGGAGAGCCACTCATATACCATACAGGGATTCGAAGCTGACGAGGCTGCTTCAGTCGTCATTAAGTGGTCATGGGCGTGTATCT CTCATTTGCACTGTCACACCTTCATCAAGTAACACGGAAGAGACACACAATACACTGAAATTTGCTCACCGTGCTAAACACATTGAAATCCAAGCAGCACAGAACAAG ATTATTGATGAGAAATCACTTAtcaaaaaataccaaaatgaGATACGCTGTTTGAAGGAAGAGTTGGAACAATTGAAGCGGGGTATTGTAACAATTCCTCAACTAAAAGATGTTGGAGAAGATGATATTGTACTCTTAAAGCAGAAG CTAGAAGATGGTCAAGTCAAGCTGCAATCAAGGTTGGAGCAAGAAGAAGAAGCGAAAGCGGCTTTATTGAGCAGAATACAGCGATTGACAAAATTGATTCTTGTCTCCACAAAAGCTTCACAATCATCAAGATTTCCTCAACGTCCTGGTCTTAGGAGGAGACATTCATTTGGAGAAGAAGAG CTTGCATACCTACCACATAGAAGGCGGGACTTGATCCTGGATGAGGAGAATGTTGAGTTGTATGTTTCCCTTGAAGGGAATGCTGAAACTGGAGATGATACACTTAAAGAGGAGAAAAAGACTCGAAAGCATGGCTTGCTAAACTGGCTTAAGCTCCGA AAACGTGATAGTGGTGTGGGGACATTGACGAGTGCCAGCGATAAATCAAGTGGAATTAAATCTAATAGTACACCTTCTACCCCTCAAGCAGGAAGGAATAACTTCCGTGCAGAATCTAGGCTTTCCCAATCTTTCCTCACAGCAAGTTCTCCACCCATGGATCTTCTATCAGATGGTAGACAAGATAGAGAAGTTCCAGAGGACAATTACATTGGACAAGAGACACCTTTG ACAAGCATAAAAACAATTGATCAGATAGATCTATTAAGGGAGCAGCAGAAGATTTTGTCTGGAGAGGTAGCACTCCATTCAAGTGCTTTAAAGCGGTTGTCTGAGGAGGCTGCCAGAAATCCCCAGAATGAACAGATTCAA GTCGAGATGAAAAAGTTGAGTGATGAAATCAGGGGGAAGAGTGAACAAATTGCTTTGCTAGAAAAGCAAATTGCTGATTCCATCATGGTTTCACACAACAAGATGGACAAATCAGAAATATCACAA TCTATTGCTGAATTGGTGGCACAATTAAATGAGAAGTCCTTTGAACTTGAG GTTAAAGCTGCAGACAATCGAATAATCCAAGAGCAGCTCAACCAGAAG ATTTGCGAATGTGAAGGACTGCAAGAAACCGTTGCCTCCTTAAAGCAGCAGCTCTCTGATGCACTAGAATCACTAAACAGTTGCCTGCAGATGGACCAAGAGGCTGTGGCATCAAAAGATAAGAGTGAAGATTTGCTTATAAAAGCACAG GTGACCGAGATCGAAGAACTGAAGCAGAAAGTTGTGGAACTAACTGAGTCAAAAGAACATCTAGAATTGCGGAACCAGAAACTGTCGGAGGAGAGTTCATATGCCAAAGGGCTAGCCTCAGCTGCTGCCGTGGAGCTGAAGGCATTGTCAGAAGAAGTTGCTAAACTAATGAATCATAACGAGAGACTAGCCGCTGAACTAACAGCAGCAAAGAACTCTCCCACCCAACGTCGAACAAGTACACTACGGAACGGCCGAAGAGAGAGTCTGACCAAACGAAATGACCAGGTTGGATCACCCTCAGATCTCAAGAGAGAACTGGCTATGAGTAAAGAGAGAGAGCTTTCATATGAAGCTGCTCTCCTAGAGAAGGATCATCGAGAGGTGGAGCTTCAAAGAAAGGTTGAAGAATCTAAGCAAAGAGAAGCTTATCTGGAAAATGAACTTGCAAACATGTGGGTTCTTGTtgccaaattaaaaaaatccaatGGAGTGGATACTGCCGTTTCAGAATCAACATAA
- the LOC18599147 gene encoding kinesin-like protein KIN-7K, chloroplastic isoform X1, which translates to MSSKRGLKSKKLGSSNLKAANSPSSSTTSSSKQFLETSIDGQSSPASSSARSKPQYFYSENLHLDADRSKENVTVTVRFRPLSPREIRHGEEIAWYADGETIVRNEHNPSIAYAYDRVFGPTTTTRHVYDVAAQHVVNGAMEGINGTIFAYGVTSSGKTHTMHGDQRSPGIIPLAVKDAFSIIQETPNREFLLRVSYLEIYNEVVNDLLNPAGQNLRIREDAQGTFVEGIKEEVVLSPAHALSLIAAGEEHRHVGSTNFNLLSSRSHTIFTLTIESSPCGENSEGEAVNLSQLNLIDLAGSESSKAETTGVRRKEGSYINKSLLTLGTVISKLTDGRATHIPYRDSKLTRLLQSSLSGHGRVSLICTVTPSSSNTEETHNTLKFAHRAKHIEIQAAQNKIIDEKSLIKKYQNEIRCLKEELEQLKRGIVTIPQLKDVGEDDIVLLKQKLEDGQVKLQSRLEQEEEAKAALLSRIQRLTKLILVSTKASQSSRFPQRPGLRRRHSFGEEELAYLPHRRRDLILDEENVELYVSLEGNAETGDDTLKEEKKTRKHGLLNWLKLRKRDSGVGTLTSASDKSSGIKSNSTPSTPQAGRNNFRAESRLSQSFLTASSPPMDLLSDGRQDREVPEDNYIGQETPLTSIKTIDQIDLLREQQKILSGEVALHSSALKRLSEEAARNPQNEQIQVEMKKLSDEIRGKSEQIALLEKQIADSIMVSHNKMDKSEISQSIAELVAQLNEKSFELEVKAADNRIIQEQLNQKICECEGLQETVASLKQQLSDALESLNSCLQMDQEAVASKDKSEDLLIKAQVTEIEELKQKVVELTESKEHLELRNQKLSEESSYAKGLASAAAVELKALSEEVAKLMNHNERLAAELTAAKNSPTQRRTSTLRNGRRESLTKRNDQVGSPSDLKRELAMSKERELSYEAALLEKDHREVELQRKVEESKQREAYLENELANMWVLVAKLKKSNGVDTAVSEST; encoded by the exons ATGTCGTCGAAAAGAGGActgaaatcaaagaaattagGTTCAAGCAACTTAAAAGCTGCAAATTCACCTTCATCTTCAACAACTTCATCATCAAAACAGTTCCTAGAAACATCTATCGATGGCCAGAGCTCGCCAGCATCTTCATCGGCTCGAAGCAAGCCACAATACTTTTACTCTGAAAATTTGCATTTGGATGCCGACCGATCCAAAGAGAATGTCACCGTCACGGTTAGGTTTCGTCCTCTCAG TCCGAGGGAAATTCGTCATGGCGAGGAGATTGCTTGGTATGCAGATGGGGAGACTATTGTGAGAAATGAACATAATCCGTCCATAGCATACGCATATG ATCGAGTTTTTGGCCCTACAACTACTACGCGCCATGTCTATGATGTTGCTGCTCAGCATGTTGTCAATGGTGCGATGGAAGGCATCAATG GCACCATTTTTGCTTATGGTGTGACAAGTAGTGGGAAGACTCATACAATGCAt GGTGATCAGAGGTCCCCTGGAATTATACCACTTGCAGTGAAGGATGCTTTTAGTATTATTCAGGAG ACACCAAACCGGGAGTTTCTTCTTCGTGTTTCATACTTGGAGATCTATAATGAG GTTGTTAACGACTTATTAAATCCAGCAGGacaaaatttaagaatcaGAGAAGATGCTCAG GGAACCTTTGTTGAAGGAATAAAGGAAGAAGTTGTACTATCCCCTGCTCATGCCCTCTCTCTTATAGCAGCTGGAGAAG AACACAGACATGTTGGATCAACAAACTTCAATTTACTCAGCAGCAGGAGCCATACAATATTTACACTG ACAATAGAGAGCAGCCCATGTGGTGAAAATAGTGAAGGCGAAGCTGTAAATCTGTCACAGCTG AACCTCATCGATCTGGCAGGTTCTGAGAGCTCGAAGGCTGAAACAACTGGTGTTAGACGAAAGGAAGGATCTTATATCAACAAAAGCTTGCTAACCCTAGGAACT GTAATATCTAAATTGACAGATGGGAGAGCCACTCATATACCATACAGGGATTCGAAGCTGACGAGGCTGCTTCAGTCGTCATTAAGTGGTCATGGGCGTGTATCT CTCATTTGCACTGTCACACCTTCATCAAGTAACACGGAAGAGACACACAATACACTGAAATTTGCTCACCGTGCTAAACACATTGAAATCCAAGCAGCACAGAACAAG ATTATTGATGAGAAATCACTTAtcaaaaaataccaaaatgaGATACGCTGTTTGAAGGAAGAGTTGGAACAATTGAAGCGGGGTATTGTAACAATTCCTCAACTAAAAGATGTTGGAGAAGATGATATTGTACTCTTAAAGCAGAAG CTAGAAGATGGTCAAGTCAAGCTGCAATCAAGGTTGGAGCAAGAAGAAGAAGCGAAAGCGGCTTTATTGAGCAGAATACAGCGATTGACAAAATTGATTCTTGTCTCCACAAAAGCTTCACAATCATCAAGATTTCCTCAACGTCCTGGTCTTAGGAGGAGACATTCATTTGGAGAAGAAGAG CTTGCATACCTACCACATAGAAGGCGGGACTTGATCCTGGATGAGGAGAATGTTGAGTTGTATGTTTCCCTTGAAGGGAATGCTGAAACTGGAGATGATACACTTAAAGAGGAGAAAAAGACTCGAAAGCATGGCTTGCTAAACTGGCTTAAGCTCCGA AAACGTGATAGTGGTGTGGGGACATTGACGAGTGCCAGCGATAAATCAAGTGGAATTAAATCTAATAGTACACCTTCTACCCCTCAAGCAGGAAGGAATAACTTCCGTGCAGAATCTAGGCTTTCCCAATCTTTCCTCACAGCAAGTTCTCCACCCATGGATCTTCTATCAGATGGTAGACAAGATAGAGAAGTTCCAGAGGACAATTACATTGGACAAGAGACACCTTTG ACAAGCATAAAAACAATTGATCAGATAGATCTATTAAGGGAGCAGCAGAAGATTTTGTCTGGAGAGGTAGCACTCCATTCAAGTGCTTTAAAGCGGTTGTCTGAGGAGGCTGCCAGAAATCCCCAGAATGAACAGATTCAA GTCGAGATGAAAAAGTTGAGTGATGAAATCAGGGGGAAGAGTGAACAAATTGCTTTGCTAGAAAAGCAAATTGCTGATTCCATCATGGTTTCACACAACAAGATGGACAAATCAGAAATATCACAA TCTATTGCTGAATTGGTGGCACAATTAAATGAGAAGTCCTTTGAACTTGAG GTTAAAGCTGCAGACAATCGAATAATCCAAGAGCAGCTCAACCAGAAG ATTTGCGAATGTGAAGGACTGCAAGAAACCGTTGCCTCCTTAAAGCAGCAGCTCTCTGATGCACTAGAATCACTAAACAGTTGCCTGCAGATGGACCAAGAGGCTGTGGCATCAAAAGATAAGAGTGAAGATTTGCTTATAAAAGCACAG GTGACCGAGATCGAAGAACTGAAGCAGAAAGTTGTGGAACTAACTGAGTCAAAAGAACATCTAGAATTGCGGAACCAGAAACTGTCGGAGGAGAGTTCATATGCCAAAGGGCTAGCCTCAGCTGCTGCCGTGGAGCTGAAGGCATTGTCAGAAGAAGTTGCTAAACTAATGAATCATAACGAGAGACTAGCCGCTGAACTAACAGCAGCAAAGAACTCTCCCACCCAACGTCGAACAAGTACACTACGGAACGGCCGAAGAGAGAGTCTGACCAAACGAAATGACCAGGTTGGATCACCCTCAGATCTCAAGAGAGAACTGGCTATGAGTAAAGAGAGAGAGCTTTCATATGAAGCTGCTCTCCTAGAGAAGGATCATCGAGAGGTGGAGCTTCAAAGAAAGGTTGAAGAATCTAAGCAAAGAGAAGCTTATCTGGAAAATGAACTTGCAAACATGTGGGTTCTTGTtgccaaattaaaaaaatccaatGGAGTGGATACTGCCGTTTCAGAATCAACATAA
- the LOC18599148 gene encoding uncharacterized protein LOC18599148, protein MAESVPEKKSMVVADVIPVMTKITKHKLDGSNYLDWSKTVRLYFRSIDKDDHITNDPPTDNTRQTWMREDARLFLQIRNFINSEIINLINYCKFVKELMDYLDFLYFDKGNISRIYEVCKAFYRAKKQDRSLTAYFMDFKRIYEELNVLLPFSPDVKVQQAHWEQMVVMSFIAGLPPELETVTSQILSDSEISSLHDTFTRVLRTESSSFTLA, encoded by the coding sequence ATGGCAGAGTCTGTGCCAGAGAAAAAATCAATGGTAGTGGCTGATGTGATTCCTGTGATGACAAAGAttacaaaacataaacttGATGGTTCCAATTATTTGGATTGGAGCAAGACAGTTCGGCTCTATTTCAGAAGCATTGATAAGGATGATCATATTACTAATGATCCTCCTACTGATAATACAAGGCAAACCTGGATGAGGGAAGATGCACGGCTGTTCCTGCAGATTCGAAATTTCATTAATAGTGAGATTATTAACCTGATTAATTATTGTAAGTTTGTTAAAGAGTTGATGGattatttagattttttatattttgataaagGGAATATCTCTCGTATTTATGAGGTATGTAAAGCTTTTTATCGTGCAAAGAAACAAGATAGGTCTCTCACAGCCTATTTCATggattttaaaagaatttatgaGGAGCTGAATGTTTTATTACCTTTTAGTCCTGATGTGAAGGTTCAGCAGGCTCATTGGGAGCAAATGGTGGTTATGAGTTTTATTGCGGGTCTCCCTCCAGAGCTTGAGACTGTCacatctcaaattctttctGATTCCGAGATCTCCTCTCTGCATGACACCTTTACGAGAGTACTTCGTACAGAAAGCTCTAGCTTCACATTGGCTTAG